CGTTTGCGGCATCATCGGTGTCTGGGTTGTGCTCTTAAACATTCCGTTTGTTGGTGTCGCAATGTCCCATGCGGCATTTGCCGGTGCCATCGCCGGACTGCTTTTAGGTATCGACCCGCTTCTGACCGCCCTGCTTTTCTGCCTGCTCACCACCCTCTTAATCGGACCCATCGCGGAAAAGGCGGACTTTGAACCCGGCGTGGCTTTGGGTGTGATATTCTCCCTGATGCTCGGACTCGCCTTCCTTGGTATCGGGCTTTTAAAAGGACCGCGCACCGAAGCGTTCAAATTCATCTGGGGCAACATTTTACTTGTCTCCCGGCGCGACATCGTTATCCTCGGTGTTCTCTGCCTTGCTGTCCTTGGCTTCCTTTTTGCTTTTGCCAAAGAAATCCGGGCGGTGCTCTTCAACCGCGAAATCGCCCGCGCGGTTGGTGTTCCGGAAAAGGCAATCTTCTTTGCCCTGATTCTTTTGACCGGCATTGCGGTTACGGTCAACCTCAACACCGTTGGTGGCTTACTCGTATTCAGCCTCGTTGTCAGCCCGGCATCTGCCGCCTATCAACTCACCTACCGTTTGCGTACGATGTACTTTCTCTCGGTCCTGTTTTCGGTCAGCGCCTGCCTTATCGGCTTACTGCTCTCCTACCTGTTCAACCTCCCCACCGGCGCCGCAATCATCTGCATCGCCAGTCTCATATTTGGCGTTGCGCTCCTTTTCTCTCCCAAACGCCGGACCCTGTCCATAACTTAAACCGATTTGACACCCGCTTTAATTTTTAATAACTTATTACCTTGGACGAAATCAGACTTCGCTATGGAACCAACCCCCATCAGAAATCGGCGCGCATCTTCCTGCCCGAAGGCAAACTGCCGCTCAAAATCGTCAACGGTGACCCCAGTTACATCAACATCATCGACGCCCTCAACTCCTGGCAACTCGTCCGCGAGTTAAAGCAACTTGCCTGTGTTCCGGCTGCTGCCAGTTTCAAACACACCAGTCCGGCTGGCGCCGCAATCGGCAAACCGCTCTCATCCGACCTCAAAAAGTCGCTCTTTGCCCCGGACTTTGAACTTTCGCCCCTTGCTGCTGCTTATGCCCGCGCCCGTGGTGCCGACCGCATGGCAACCTTTGGCGACTGGGCAGCATTTTCCGACCCGGTTGACATCACCACCGCCCAGCTCTTAGCCAGCGAAGTTTCGGACGGCTGTATCGCACCCGGTTACGAACCCGAGGCGCTCGCCATCCTCAAACAGAAGAAAAACGGCAAATACCCCATCCTCCAGATTGACCCCGATTACAACCCGCCGCCCATTGAAATCCGCCAGCTCTTTGGCATCTTTCTTGAACAGGAACGCAACAACGCACCAATTGACGAAACCCTGCTGAAAAATGTCGTCACCGAGAAAAAGCACATCCCCGACACACTAAAACTTGACCTCCTCCTTGCTCTCATCACCCTCAAATACACCCAGTCCAACTCCATCGTCTTAACCTACGATGGCCAGGTTGTCGGTGTTGGTGCCGGTCAACAGTCTCGCATCCACTGCACCCGGCTCGCCTGCGCCAAAGCCGACAAATGGTTCTTACGCCTTCACCCTCGCATCCTCAACCTCAAGTTCAAAAAAGGCACAAGCCGTGCGGATAAGGCGACCGCCATTGACATCCTCCTCGAAGAAACCGCCACCCCGGAAGAAATCCAGCCCTTCCTTAACCTCCTTGCCGAACCGCCCCAACCCTTCACCCCGCAGGAAAAACAGGAATGGCTCGCAAAGTTTGACGGTATCTGCCTTGCTTCGGACGGCTTCATCCCCTTCCGCGACAACCTTGACCGTGCTGCCCGTTCCAATGTCCGCTATGTCATCCAGCCTGGTGGCTCAACCCGCGACGAAACCATCATCACCGCTGCGGACCAGTACCAGATGGTGATGATATTCACCAACCTTCGCCTCTTCTACCATTAAAACAAAAAGCGGGGCAGAAACCTGCCCCGCAAACT
The candidate division WOR-3 bacterium DNA segment above includes these coding regions:
- a CDS encoding metal ABC transporter permease, which translates into the protein MVEWQLFSRPLLAALLGGTVCGIIGVWVVLLNIPFVGVAMSHAAFAGAIAGLLLGIDPLLTALLFCLLTTLLIGPIAEKADFEPGVALGVIFSLMLGLAFLGIGLLKGPRTEAFKFIWGNILLVSRRDIVILGVLCLAVLGFLFAFAKEIRAVLFNREIARAVGVPEKAIFFALILLTGIAVTVNLNTVGGLLVFSLVVSPASAAYQLTYRLRTMYFLSVLFSVSACLIGLLLSYLFNLPTGAAIICIASLIFGVALLFSPKRRTLSIT
- a CDS encoding phosphoribosylaminoimidazolecarboxamide formyltransferase, whose translation is MTLDEIRLRYGTNPHQKSARIFLPEGKLPLKIVNGDPSYINIIDALNSWQLVRELKQLACVPAAASFKHTSPAGAAIGKPLSSDLKKSLFAPDFELSPLAAAYARARGADRMATFGDWAAFSDPVDITTAQLLASEVSDGCIAPGYEPEALAILKQKKNGKYPILQIDPDYNPPPIEIRQLFGIFLEQERNNAPIDETLLKNVVTEKKHIPDTLKLDLLLALITLKYTQSNSIVLTYDGQVVGVGAGQQSRIHCTRLACAKADKWFLRLHPRILNLKFKKGTSRADKATAIDILLEETATPEEIQPFLNLLAEPPQPFTPQEKQEWLAKFDGICLASDGFIPFRDNLDRAARSNVRYVIQPGGSTRDETIITAADQYQMVMIFTNLRLFYH